Below is a genomic region from Candidatus Hydrothermales bacterium.
ATTTCTGGATTATATGGATTTTTGTATATAAAATCAAAATAATAGGTATCTTCAGGACTTTTTAATGTTGCTCTTGTTCTTAAAAACCACAAAAATGTTGGAATGAAAAAAATTGTTGCTGAAATTAAAAAATCTTTAAATTTCTTTCTGATTAGAAGAAGCGTAAATAGCCCAAAAACAAGGGCAATTCCTGAATTTCTTATAAAAAATGTTATTGTTGAAAAAATCGAAGAAATGAAATAATTTCCCTTCAATACAAAATATATTGCTAAAAGAGAGAAAAAAAGAAAAGTTGATTCAGATAGTAACTTACTACTATAACTGATTAGAATTGGAGTAACTGAAAAAACAAGTACTATCCAAAAATCTTTGATTATAAAAATAAGAAAAATAAAAGAAAAGATAGAAGAGATGAACGGAAGGATTTTTAAAAATGATTCATTTAATCCAAAAACTTTATAGAAGGGAACAAGAAGTAAAGGAAAAAAGGGTGGGAAACGGTTATGAGGAGGAGAAGAAACTATATGTAAATTAGAGTAACTCTTATGATCAGCAATAGACTTAGCAAGTATCATGTAAACAACATTATCCCCTCCCGTATCAACCTTTATATCAAAAAGCAAAAGACAAAATAAAAGATAAATTAAAAAGGGAACCAGAAATAAAACCCTAAGTTTTAAAGACTTTTTTAAAATCTTTTTCATTTGATCATTTTAAAGGGATCTAAAATTTGATCAATTTCTTTTGCACTTAAAATCTTCTCCTCTAATAGCATCTCTTTGAGTGTTTTTTTCTCCCTCTTTGCCTTTAATACTATCTTCGAAGCTAAATCATAACCTATCTTTTTTGTAAGAGGTGTTATAAGTGCCAAACTCATCTCAGCATATCTCCTACATACATCTTTATTGGCTTTTATCCCTATAAGACACTTCTCGTTAAGTATACTAACCCCCCTCGTTAAGATCTTAATTGAATTTATTGTAAAAAATGCTATCAAGGGCATCATCATGTTAAGTTCAAGAGGTCCAGTTTCAGATCCTATTACTACAGAATTATAAGCACCATGAACAAAGGCACATATCTGTATCATCATCTCAGGAATTACTGGATTTACTTTTCCTGGAATTATTGAACTACCTGCCTGAAGAGTAGGAAGTTCAATCTCATTTAATCCTGCCAAAGGTCCACTTGAAAGAAGTCTTAAATCGTTTGATATTTTCATAAGTGAACTGGCAAGCGTGTTTAAAGCTCCCATAAGCTCAACCATACAGTCTCTTGAGGAAATATACTCAAATTTATTCTTTGCTTCTCTAAATTTAATTTTTGTTCTCTTTGAAATTTTTTCACATATTCTCTTTCCAAACTCTGGATGAGCACCCAAACCAGTGCCAATAGCAGTCCCTCCAAGAGGTAAGGCACAGAGGCTATCATAGACTTTCTTTATTCTTTTTATGTTACTTTCAATTTGAGACCTGTAACCTGAAAACTCCTGTGCAAGAGTCATCGGCACTGCATCCTGAAGATGAGT
It encodes:
- a CDS encoding class II fumarate hydratase; this translates as MSGKRIEEDSFGKVEVLDRYYYGAHTQRALENFSVSDFKVPFELIRSIALIKICAAEVNYELSNLDEKIYKAIVKAGEEIYEGKLSDNFPLDIFQTGSGTSTNMNVNEVIAGRANEILTGKKGGKSPCHPNDHVNMGQSSNDVIPSAMQIACRILLDNLILELKNLAKTFKVKEREFKGVIKIGRTHLQDAVPMTLAQEFSGYRSQIESNIKRIKKVYDSLCALPLGGTAIGTGLGAHPEFGKRICEKISKRTKIKFREAKNKFEYISSRDCMVELMGALNTLASSLMKISNDLRLLSSGPLAGLNEIELPTLQAGSSIIPGKVNPVIPEMMIQICAFVHGAYNSVVIGSETGPLELNMMMPLIAFFTINSIKILTRGVSILNEKCLIGIKANKDVCRRYAEMSLALITPLTKKIGYDLASKIVLKAKREKKTLKEMLLEEKILSAKEIDQILDPFKMIK